A window from Zingiber officinale cultivar Zhangliang chromosome 7A, Zo_v1.1, whole genome shotgun sequence encodes these proteins:
- the LOC122001418 gene encoding inositol polyphosphate multikinase IPK2-like → MASPILKPPEHQVAGHSAKDGKLGPLVDGRGLFYKPLQGDGRGDSELSFYAAFFSHPAVPPAIRSFFPGFHGTHFLPSSDGSGPRPHLALDDLLPAFRSPSIIDLKIGACTWPPDSPDDYFRKCIARDRESASPTLGFRVSGVQIQNPGVGADSFWRPLRSRVRVYSVEETRRVLRQFVSRNSPSTDEKLDCDLASVVYGAADGVLAQLQEIKAWFEEQTIFHFYSTSILLIYEKDAAAAAVGRSSGVRVKLVDFAHVVEGNGIIDHNFLGGLSSLIKLLFEVITDPEGDGWKASKVHLSCNNGSLESNASVLPST, encoded by the coding sequence ATGGCCAGCCCGATTCTGAAGCCACCCGAGCACCAGGTGGCGGGCCACAGCGCCAAGGACGGCAAGCTCGGCCCCCTGGTCGACGGCCGTGGCCTCTTCTACAAGCCCCTCCAGGGAGACGGCCGCGGTGACTCCGAGCTCTCCTTCTACGCCGCCTTCTTCTCCCACCCTGCCGTCCCTCCCGCCATCCGTTCCTTCTTTCCGGGCTTCCATGGCACCCACTTCCTTCCATCCTCCGACGGCTCCGGCCCTCGCCCCCACCTCGCCCTCGATGACCTCCTCCCCGCCTTCCGCTCACCCTCCATCATCGACCTCAAGATCGGAGCCTGCACCTGGCCCCCTGACTCCCCCGACGACTATTTCCGTAAGTGCATCGCCAGGGATCGTGAGAGCGCCAGCCCCACCCTCGGCTTCCGCGTCTCCGGCGTCCAGATCCAGAATCCGGGAGTGGGCGCTGATTCCTTCTGGCGCCCGCTTAGATCCCGCGTCAGGGTTTACTCCGTGGAGGAGACGCGGCGGGTCCTGAGGCAGTTTGTCTCCAGAAATTCGCCTTCGACGGACGAGAAGCTCGATTGTGACCTCGCGTCCGTCGTCTACGGTGCCGCGGATGGCGTCCTAGCGCAGCTGCAAGAGATCAAAGCGTGGTTTGAGGAGCAGACGATCTTCCACTTCTACTCCACCTCCATCTTGCTGATCTACGAGAAGGATGCGGCGGCTGCGGCCGTCGGGAGATCCTCTGGTGTTAGGGTGAAGCTTGTGGATTTTGCTCATGTGGTGGAGGGAAATGGAATCATAGATCACAATTTCCTCGGGGGGTTGTCCTCCTTGATCAAGTTACTTTTTGAGGTGATCACGGATCCTGAAGGTGATGGCTGGAAAGCCAGCAAGGTTCATCTCAGTTGCAATAATGGGAGCTTGGAGAGCAATGCCAGTGTCTTGCCATCAACTTAG